In the genome of Balneola sp., one region contains:
- a CDS encoding 50S ribosomal protein L27: MAHKKGQGSTRNGRDSESKRLGVKRFGGEFVRAGGIIVRQRGTKFHPGNNVRRGGDDTLFSVADGHVSFTTSTGGRKFVNVEPAN; the protein is encoded by the coding sequence ATGGCACATAAGAAAGGACAAGGTTCTACCAGAAACGGACGTGACTCAGAAAGTAAACGTCTAGGTGTAAAAAGATTCGGAGGCGAATTTGTTCGCGCCGGAGGAATTATCGTTCGCCAGCGTGGTACTAAGTTCCACCCTGGGAATAATGTAAGAAGAGGAGGCGATGACACTCTTTTTTCAGTTGCTGACGGGCACGTTTCTTTCACTACTTCAACCGGTGGAAGAAAATTTGTAAATGTCGAGCCTGCTAACTAA
- a CDS encoding acetyl-CoA C-acyltransferase, whose product MRNVVIVDAKRTPIGAFGGTLSSFTAPELGASAILEVIKSSGISPDAVQEVVMGNVLTAGVGQAPARQAALKAGLSQLTPSTTVNKVCASGMKAIMIAADQIRLGDADVIVAGGMESMSNVPYYLPKHRFGSKYGHMQTEDGILKDGLWDVYNNYAMGNAAELCSKECFISREQQDEYAIESYKRAIAAHEQGYFADELIKINVKDRKGNVTEITNDEELAKVNFEKIPSLRPVFEKEGTVTAANASSINDGAAAVLLMSEEKANELGVTPLARIVSHASAAKAPEWFTTAPSDAIPIALKKAGVEKTNIDLFEINEAFSVVALANNQILELDPQKVNIHGGAVSIGHPIGCSGARIIVTLIHALKRTQGSLGCAGICNGGGGASAIVLEML is encoded by the coding sequence ATGCGAAACGTCGTAATTGTTGATGCTAAAAGAACTCCAATAGGAGCTTTTGGTGGAACCCTTTCTTCTTTTACTGCCCCTGAACTTGGAGCCAGTGCAATTCTAGAAGTAATAAAATCTTCTGGAATATCACCGGATGCTGTTCAAGAAGTGGTAATGGGAAATGTTTTAACTGCAGGAGTAGGCCAAGCACCAGCAAGACAAGCGGCTCTTAAAGCGGGACTTTCACAGTTAACTCCCTCAACAACTGTGAATAAAGTGTGTGCATCCGGAATGAAAGCTATTATGATTGCTGCAGATCAGATTAGACTCGGTGACGCAGATGTTATTGTTGCAGGAGGGATGGAAAGCATGAGTAATGTACCTTATTACTTACCTAAGCATCGTTTCGGTTCTAAATATGGACACATGCAGACTGAGGATGGAATTCTGAAAGACGGACTTTGGGATGTTTATAACAACTATGCGATGGGTAATGCTGCAGAGCTTTGCTCAAAAGAGTGTTTTATCAGCCGAGAGCAACAAGATGAATATGCAATAGAATCTTATAAGAGAGCTATTGCGGCACATGAGCAAGGCTATTTTGCAGACGAATTAATCAAGATCAATGTAAAGGACAGGAAAGGGAATGTTACTGAGATCACTAACGATGAAGAGCTAGCAAAGGTAAATTTTGAAAAAATCCCTTCACTACGCCCGGTTTTTGAAAAGGAAGGAACAGTAACTGCTGCAAATGCATCTAGCATCAATGACGGAGCAGCAGCCGTGCTTTTAATGAGCGAAGAAAAAGCAAACGAATTAGGCGTTACTCCCTTAGCCAGAATAGTAAGTCATGCTAGCGCAGCAAAGGCGCCGGAATGGTTCACCACGGCTCCATCTGATGCTATTCCAATTGCATTAAAAAAAGCAGGGGTCGAGAAAACGAATATAGATTTATTTGAGATTAATGAGGCCTTTTCGGTAGTAGCTCTAGCAAATAACCAAATACTTGAACTGGACCCACAAAAAGTGAATATACATGGTGGGGCAGTGAGTATTGGGCATCCAATAGGATGCTCTGGAGCCAGAATTATCGTCACGTTGATTCATGCACTTAAAAGAACACAGGGAAGCCTTGGATGTGCTGGCATTTGTAACGGTGGTGGAGGCGCTTCTGCCATTGTATTAGAAATGCTTTAA
- the rplU gene encoding 50S ribosomal protein L21 — protein sequence MYAVVEIGGHQYKVAEKDILFVDKQNVEGKSVSFDKVLLVKDDKGVKVGTPVVEGAQVSATILDTVKADKVLVFKKKRRKGYQKMNGHRQVMSQIQIEGITLNGAKKKAAAPKAEAPKKEETKAEASTSDLSSKTVAELKKMAKEQGIEGYSSMKKAELVEALS from the coding sequence ATGTACGCGGTTGTAGAAATTGGCGGGCATCAATACAAAGTAGCCGAAAAAGATATTTTATTTGTTGACAAGCAGAATGTGGAAGGCAAGAGTGTATCATTCGATAAAGTATTGCTTGTTAAAGATGATAAAGGTGTAAAAGTAGGAACCCCTGTTGTAGAAGGTGCTCAGGTATCTGCTACCATCCTTGATACTGTTAAAGCTGACAAAGTTCTTGTATTTAAGAAGAAGCGACGCAAAGGGTATCAAAAGATGAATGGTCACCGACAAGTGATGTCTCAAATTCAAATTGAAGGTATCACCCTAAATGGAGCTAAAAAGAAAGCTGCTGCACCTAAAGCGGAAGCTCCAAAAAAAGAAGAAACTAAAGCTGAAGCTTCAACTTCTGACCTAAGTTCTAAAACAGTAGCCGAATTAAAGAAAATGGCTAAAGAACAAGGAATTGAAGGTTATTCAAGCATGAAAAAGGCTGAACTCGTTGAGGCCCTTAGCTAA
- a CDS encoding RidA family protein encodes MKKIVSTENAPAAIGPYSQAIIHNDLVYCSGQIPLDPQTLQIVGDNAATQAEQVMKNLAAVLEEAGSDFSKVIKCSIFLDDMGDFGDVNKVYGSYFEADPPARETVAVQTLPKEVLVEISCIAFI; translated from the coding sequence ATGAAAAAAATTGTATCAACGGAAAATGCACCAGCAGCAATTGGCCCATATAGTCAGGCTATTATTCACAATGATTTAGTGTATTGTTCCGGTCAAATACCACTAGATCCACAAACACTGCAAATAGTAGGGGATAATGCAGCTACTCAAGCTGAGCAAGTGATGAAAAATTTAGCTGCAGTTTTGGAGGAAGCGGGTAGTGATTTTTCTAAAGTAATTAAATGTTCCATATTTCTGGATGATATGGGAGACTTCGGAGACGTGAATAAAGTATATGGCAGTTATTTTGAGGCTGATCCGCCAGCACGTGAAACGGTAGCGGTACAAACTCTGCCTAAAGAAGTTTTAGTTGAAATCAGCTGTATCGCTTTTATTTGA
- a CDS encoding PLP-dependent transferase — MKFNTKAIHAGQHPEETSGAVMPPIFQTSTYQQSAPNVHKGYDYARVGNPTRTALEKLIAGLEGADEAACFASGVAAMDALIKMFRPGDHIISSDDLYGGSYRLFTSVFEPYGISFSFIDMTDLELVKNTITPSTKMMWIETPTNPLLRVVDLEALIGIAKEHEILTIVDNTFASPYLQRPLEFGADAVLHSATKYLAGHSDVIHGAVASSNDAIMENIRFQVKSTGAVPGPMDCYLTLRGIKTLAVRVERSVQNTKKIVEFLSTHPKVGTLLYPGLPTHPQHELAKRQMDDFGAMLSFTLKDDSIDAAVKFMSSTKIFTLAESLGGVESLISNPASMTHGSIPKELREKAGLSDSLIRISVGIEDADDLIQDLDQAF, encoded by the coding sequence ATGAAATTCAACACCAAAGCAATTCATGCAGGACAGCACCCAGAGGAAACCTCGGGCGCTGTTATGCCCCCTATCTTTCAGACTTCAACCTATCAACAATCGGCTCCCAATGTTCATAAGGGTTATGATTATGCCCGGGTAGGTAACCCAACAAGAACAGCATTAGAAAAGCTAATTGCTGGTTTAGAAGGAGCTGATGAAGCAGCATGTTTTGCAAGTGGTGTGGCCGCGATGGATGCGCTGATAAAAATGTTCCGTCCTGGGGATCACATAATATCCTCAGATGATTTATATGGAGGATCATATCGGTTATTTACTTCCGTATTTGAGCCATATGGAATTTCTTTCTCATTCATAGATATGACTGACCTGGAGTTAGTAAAAAATACTATCACTCCTTCCACCAAAATGATGTGGATTGAAACTCCTACAAATCCATTACTCCGCGTAGTAGATCTTGAAGCACTTATTGGAATAGCTAAAGAGCACGAAATCCTCACTATTGTTGATAATACTTTTGCTTCTCCCTACTTACAGAGGCCTTTAGAATTTGGAGCTGATGCAGTATTACACTCCGCAACAAAATATCTTGCAGGACATTCTGATGTTATCCATGGAGCAGTTGCAAGCTCGAATGATGCAATTATGGAGAATATAAGGTTCCAGGTTAAATCTACTGGAGCTGTTCCTGGCCCAATGGACTGTTATTTGACATTAAGAGGTATTAAGACACTGGCTGTACGTGTAGAGCGATCCGTTCAGAACACCAAAAAAATTGTTGAGTTCCTAAGCACTCACCCCAAAGTAGGTACTCTGCTTTATCCTGGCTTGCCAACACATCCTCAACATGAACTGGCTAAACGACAAATGGATGATTTTGGAGCTATGCTTTCTTTTACACTCAAAGACGATTCTATCGATGCTGCTGTAAAATTTATGAGCAGCACAAAAATCTTTACACTAGCCGAGAGTCTTGGAGGTGTTGAATCTCTTATTAGCAACCCCGCCTCTATGACCCATGGTTCAATTCCAAAAGAATTAAGAGAAAAGGCAGGGCTAAGTGATTCACTCATTCGTATTTCTGTAGGAATCGAAGATGCAGACGATCTTATTCAAGATCTAGATCAGGCATTTTAA
- a CDS encoding AraC family transcriptional regulator — protein sequence MEYSFDTWTSIFLFASAQGIFLSILLISKKKTSYYLLAAICLLFSITLVEYVFYWTGYRFLFPHLNRVSAPYYFVYGPLFYFFVKSVIDEKSYSFKKMLPHFIPGLVFLSMNVPYYISGTETKIQMMSTIPSSNTWIIVMSKLIPWTQILSLFLYWALAYGVIKKFGDALKDDRLVKVSSALFLGFALGFLSYYIMIEFYGYLKGYDYAISFSMSVFIYVTGYLGYSYGSKKETSVSTPKYQHSSLGSVEKKKISQKLIEVMGSNKLFLQKDLTLQRLAISIDMQKHHVSEVLNDELGEKFSDFVNRYRIEEAKKLLLEKHEVLTIHGIALESGFSNKTSFNKAFRRFVGCTPSEFRKQETAKGVNPD from the coding sequence TTGGAATATTCATTCGATACATGGACTTCTATCTTCCTTTTTGCTTCAGCTCAGGGAATATTTCTATCTATTCTTTTGATCAGCAAAAAGAAAACTAGTTATTATTTACTAGCGGCCATATGTCTGCTTTTTTCCATTACACTGGTTGAATACGTTTTCTACTGGACCGGGTATCGATTTCTTTTTCCTCACTTAAACAGAGTTAGTGCCCCATATTATTTTGTATATGGCCCTCTGTTCTATTTTTTTGTGAAGTCTGTAATCGACGAAAAGTCTTATTCATTTAAGAAGATGCTTCCTCATTTTATTCCGGGTCTGGTCTTCTTGTCAATGAATGTGCCTTACTATATTTCAGGTACTGAGACAAAAATTCAAATGATGTCAACAATACCATCCAGTAATACCTGGATAATTGTGATGAGCAAGCTCATCCCATGGACTCAAATTCTTTCTCTATTTTTGTATTGGGCATTAGCATATGGGGTAATAAAGAAGTTCGGAGATGCATTAAAAGATGACAGGCTGGTAAAAGTATCAAGTGCACTTTTTCTTGGTTTCGCGCTAGGTTTCCTCTCGTATTATATCATGATAGAGTTTTACGGGTACTTAAAAGGCTATGACTACGCAATCTCATTTTCTATGAGTGTTTTTATTTATGTGACCGGTTATCTGGGATATAGCTATGGCTCAAAGAAGGAAACTTCAGTTTCGACTCCAAAATACCAGCATTCTTCATTGGGATCGGTAGAGAAGAAAAAGATTTCACAAAAATTGATCGAGGTGATGGGGTCAAATAAACTATTTTTGCAAAAAGATCTCACCCTACAGCGCCTGGCAATTTCAATTGATATGCAGAAGCATCATGTTTCGGAGGTGCTTAATGATGAGCTAGGTGAAAAATTCTCTGATTTTGTAAATCGATACCGGATAGAAGAAGCCAAAAAGTTGTTACTGGAAAAACACGAAGTACTCACTATTCATGGTATTGCACTTGAGTCTGGTTTCAGTAATAAAACTTCTTTTAATAAAGCATTCCGGCGTTTTGTGGGTTGTACACCTTCTGAATTCAGAAAACAAGAGACTGCAAAGGGTGTAAATCCCGATTAA
- a CDS encoding FAA hydrolase family protein: MKGLRIPGLGLPVNTIFCIGRNYADHAKEMGHKPPKEPMVFIKSRNSICFDGSEITIPTQSDDVHHEVELVIAIKKPGKNIPPENALEYIAGYGVGIDFTARDLQKKAKKKGHPWSVCKGFDDFGPISSFVPFEGNEFPELTLSLSVNEEIRQQGSTSMMLFTVEKLISYLSGIFTLEEGDLIFTGTPEGVSAVQAGDHISATLNTNHTSLTVTIQ, translated from the coding sequence ATGAAAGGATTACGTATACCCGGACTTGGGCTCCCTGTTAACACTATTTTTTGTATTGGAAGAAACTATGCTGACCATGCTAAAGAAATGGGACACAAGCCTCCAAAAGAACCAATGGTATTTATAAAGTCGCGCAATTCAATTTGCTTCGATGGTTCAGAGATCACCATCCCAACTCAAAGCGACGATGTGCATCATGAAGTAGAACTAGTTATTGCCATAAAAAAACCTGGTAAAAATATTCCACCTGAAAATGCGCTAGAGTACATAGCAGGTTATGGAGTAGGCATAGACTTCACTGCACGAGATCTCCAAAAAAAAGCTAAGAAAAAAGGTCATCCCTGGAGTGTATGTAAAGGATTTGATGACTTTGGACCGATTAGCTCATTTGTTCCATTCGAAGGCAATGAGTTTCCTGAGCTAACACTTTCGCTTTCAGTCAATGAAGAAATTCGGCAGCAAGGTTCCACTTCTATGATGCTTTTCACTGTAGAAAAATTGATAAGCTATCTCTCTGGAATTTTCACGCTTGAAGAAGGAGATTTAATTTTTACGGGAACCCCTGAAGGGGTAAGTGCAGTACAAGCGGGAGATCATATTTCAGCAACGCTTAATACTAACCATACATCGCTAACGGTAACTATCCAATAG
- a CDS encoding M23 family metallopeptidase, with amino-acid sequence MNTKHLLSFLFLFSFTFSAGIQSQDYLWPTDASPYLTSTFGETRSAHFHAGLDIKTWGREGYKVFASKDGIVYRLGIAVDGYGKAIYLKHNDGSYTVYAHLQRFNNKLQSYIDSLRLQDFSFEIDVITEEEGFYVNQGDVIGFTGSTGVGPPHLHFEIRDSNDVPINALSTNLAVEDSIPPTLSALMAVPLSKETTIRGSRYPQRYYPTRKANGELDFGVIEAWGPIGLMISTFDEAEGVTNKYAAYELLLSYQNDTLFYQKLDQFSFDEADLMFNDRVPAFGTSRRSYQVLFEKDGPQNPFYKIVDPRSIINPGDSLVNLMITVTDYYGNKTIANVAAIKDSSKIEANYQSPKLLKPLSEWLWTEDWAYGENRIIDLKSDTVGSIWDDILNQRLYKFGIETYLWTRVFPKKNTTFYSPSKDLKLKFLENTFFDTLTVFTSSSIVENGNYYLDIQPGMIPARTEFKVEYYINEGFDPESRYQLFRIDRIRDEIRYVESKQIGRTIHGYPSALGEFLVMPDNEPPVMEFPSIIQTPNQKWLIQIPIVDKLSGIDFKSTTIFVNGVQGIAEYDNEEDLLFYYQPSFLPNTENIITVNTKDRAGNAITESFRVLSNKSDTADFN; translated from the coding sequence GTGAATACAAAACATCTCCTCTCGTTTTTATTCCTTTTCTCTTTCACCTTTTCTGCGGGTATCCAGTCACAGGATTACCTATGGCCTACTGATGCCAGCCCTTATTTGACTTCAACTTTTGGTGAGACTCGATCTGCTCACTTCCACGCCGGACTGGATATAAAAACATGGGGCAGAGAGGGCTATAAGGTTTTTGCCTCAAAAGACGGCATTGTATATCGATTAGGAATAGCTGTAGATGGGTATGGAAAGGCTATCTACCTCAAGCATAATGATGGCTCTTATACGGTTTATGCACACCTTCAAAGATTTAATAACAAGCTTCAATCCTACATCGATTCATTACGACTGCAAGACTTTTCCTTCGAAATTGATGTGATAACAGAGGAAGAAGGATTTTATGTAAACCAAGGAGACGTAATTGGCTTTACAGGTTCCACAGGTGTTGGCCCTCCACACCTCCATTTTGAAATCAGAGACTCTAATGATGTACCAATCAATGCGCTAAGTACAAACCTTGCTGTTGAGGATTCTATTCCCCCCACTCTATCCGCGTTAATGGCCGTGCCTTTAAGTAAAGAAACAACGATTCGAGGCTCGAGGTATCCCCAGCGTTATTACCCAACCAGAAAAGCAAATGGAGAGCTAGATTTTGGAGTTATTGAGGCTTGGGGCCCAATTGGTCTAATGATTTCTACTTTTGATGAAGCGGAGGGGGTAACAAATAAGTATGCTGCCTACGAACTCCTACTTTCGTACCAAAACGATACGCTGTTTTATCAGAAACTAGATCAATTCTCTTTTGATGAAGCTGACCTCATGTTCAATGATCGTGTTCCGGCTTTTGGAACTTCCAGAAGATCTTATCAGGTCTTATTTGAAAAAGATGGACCACAAAACCCTTTTTATAAAATAGTAGATCCTCGCTCTATTATTAATCCTGGTGACTCGCTTGTCAATCTTATGATTACTGTTACTGATTATTATGGAAATAAAACGATTGCTAATGTTGCGGCAATCAAGGATTCAAGTAAAATTGAAGCTAATTACCAATCCCCCAAATTACTCAAACCTTTGTCAGAGTGGCTTTGGACGGAAGATTGGGCCTATGGTGAAAATAGAATTATTGACCTTAAATCTGATACCGTAGGCAGTATATGGGATGATATCCTGAATCAACGGCTATATAAATTTGGGATTGAGACTTATCTGTGGACCAGGGTTTTCCCAAAAAAGAACACAACGTTTTACTCACCCTCTAAAGATCTTAAACTCAAATTTCTAGAGAATACCTTTTTTGATACACTAACAGTATTTACGAGTAGCAGTATAGTTGAAAACGGCAATTATTATCTTGATATACAGCCTGGAATGATACCAGCTAGAACTGAATTCAAGGTCGAGTACTACATAAATGAAGGATTTGACCCTGAATCCAGGTATCAGCTTTTCCGAATTGACCGTATTCGTGATGAAATAAGGTATGTTGAGTCCAAACAAATAGGTCGAACCATTCATGGATACCCATCAGCTCTAGGCGAGTTTCTTGTGATGCCCGATAATGAACCACCAGTCATGGAGTTCCCCTCAATCATACAAACTCCCAATCAAAAATGGCTGATCCAAATCCCAATTGTTGATAAACTATCCGGAATCGATTTTAAATCAACTACTATTTTTGTGAACGGAGTTCAGGGAATCGCAGAATATGATAATGAAGAGGATCTGCTCTTTTACTATCAACCGTCTTTTCTCCCAAATACAGAGAACATCATAACGGTTAACACAAAAGACAGAGCAGGAAATGCAATTACTGAAAGTTTTAGAGTTCTCTCAAATAAAAGCGATACAGCTGATTTCAACTAA